The Anopheles funestus unplaced genomic scaffold, idAnoFuneDA-416_04 scaffold_284_ctg1, whole genome shotgun sequence region CCCCGGAACGGCTGCTGGAATGGGCGCGGTACAAGGTGCAATTGCCAGAGGCTACCGTCAGCGAATTCGGCAAGTGGATTGGAGAAATCGCGACGGCTGCCAGGTTAATGGTGAAGGTATCGAAAAAGGGGCCAATACTTATTCGCCGTGAATCACCAAACACTCGACAAGCGCATGTAACCGTACACACAACCGAACCATCTACCAGTCGTGAGTGTAAATTATGTCACGACGCGTGGCACAAACTGGTAGACTGCGAAATGTTCCGGGAGTTATCGTTGTCGGAACGACGCGCATACGTCCGAAACGAGAGCCTATGCGTACGATGTTTAGCAGCGCACCGGGGTGTGTGCTTTATAAAGACGGTGTGTAATATCGAAGGGTGCAAATTACACCATCACGCACTGTTGCACGAGAGAAGTAGCACTACGGGAAGATCAGGCAACGCACACAGCACTAAACACGACACCACACAAGACACTAAACGATGTaacgcacacacaagcacagaTGGAAACATGCTGCTACGCTATGTACCGGTCATCCTTTACGGCAATAATAAGGAGGTACGGACGTACGCTCTCCTTGATGAAGGGTCGACAGCGACATTTATAGAGCATAGTTTGATCGAAGAGCTCGGTGTTGAGGGCAGACCGGATCCGATGAGTTTGAGGTGGACGGGCGGCACCACACGTCAGGAGGTTGGCTCAGTTCGTGTGGCACTTAGCATCTCAGGCGTGCGCGAAGGGTCCAAGGCGTTCTGTAGCAGATAATATCTAGTATTAAAGTAACAGCTATTACAAAAATCAGACTTTGGGATCggtatttaagaaatagaCAACACAAGTTTGCAACCCAAATCTATAATGACCCACATAAAGTACATGAGTGCAATGCAAGTAGGCTACATACATGTGCTGCGTAAGCATTGGCCACAACCGTGGTAAACGTCAACAGGTAGAACCCGGatgtttatttaataacaccaaatcaaaaatcaaaactgacccgcgcagcgaagcccaaaattgtttacgaGGCAAAATATGTCCACGCTATGACAAAAACGTTTAAGCGCAAGAAAGTAGGTCAACCCGCGAGGCTCCGCCCAAGAACGACAAAGGCGTCAAACTTAAGCATACTTTTAGAATGATATATAATAAAGTACCGGGCCAAAGTAAGACAGACTTAATCTGGACTTGGCATAGAACGTAACCAATCTGTGTCCGTTTATTTCCAGACCATTGAGTAACGTCTCAATGTGTCCAACGTTCGTAAAGTCAGTAAGATGTATCCGCGCTTCACTAACTTCCACCAAGTGATGGAACGGGAAGAAAGTCCGATGATAAGATAGGTGATAAACAGGTAAGGTCAAAGCCTGTTACATGGCGACCGTGACTTTAATCGGCAATCTTCGGATGGAAAAACTGTCTCATCGAGTGAGTCTATTAAAGAAACACTAAAAGTGCGTAATGTGAACAACAGTGCAGTTATAACCACGTTAAAAATACAGTCGACAATGTGAATCCAAACAATACGCATAGAAGGATGGTGTCAATATTGAGAtcccgagaaaaaaaaaagagacaaaacATTTGCGCCAAACGTGATGATTAGCAAGTgtgcattaaaaatgcaaaagtgtagcagaaaacaataagtgaattgaaaaattgacgaTACAGCAAATTTTGGCAGTGTACAGTTAACGTGTTACACAGGTAAAAGTGTACCAGAAGTGCATATGTATACCAGAATTGCATAAGCAACACATGTacgtgaagaaataaaaatgggtggaaaaaactCTACTCCAACTACGAAAGTGCAAGGAGATAATGATCTTACGATCATTCAAACACAGAATGTACACAGTGAACAGCACGTCAATCACGAACTCAAGTTGAATCTGGTGTTAATAATGGTGACGATTGTGTTAATCATCAAAGTACTAAAAATGGCATACAAGATGGTTTCGCAGCAGGCAGAAAGAAGAGCAATCCAAACATTAACGCTGCCAAAGTGAGTGATAATGAACGAGTGAGagcggaaaagcaaaacaaggcGAGTGGAAGGCGAGACCACGGCTCACAAATGGTGACCGGCGGGATCCCAAGAGGCAGGAGCCTCCAACGTTGAAGACATCGATCAGGAACCCCACGAAGAGCAGCcgataagaagaaaacaaccagGCAACATGATCAGCagatgaattgcagaaaatacACCGGCAAGTAAAGGAGTAACTATTAATCAATGCAAAATAGACAGGTATGTCAAAACTAATAGAATTAGttcaaaaattacaatatatCCTTAAGAAATTAAACGATAAAACTCAAAAATTAAGAACGAGTAGACTAACACAACTAAAATTGCAAGCTGAGGAATTACATAAGGAGATccaaaaggaaatagaaataaataacagaAAATACGGTATAGAGGAAATAATACAGCTAAAACGCACCGCAAAAAATGCATGGGAAGAAATCTGCtgcaaaatagaaaacgaATTGATAAACTCGTCGTTAGAAAGTTTAGCCGAGGAAACAGAgataaaagagcaaaaacctcaggcaacatttaaaacaaaaggaataaaaatgacTAATTTCGATATAAAATTAGCCACAGGGCTAGTACCCATCTACGATGGATCAGCTGAATTGTTTAGCACCTTCGAAGATGCCTCTAAGTTACTGTTCGAGTTGAACGAACAACACGAAGAAATGCTAGTAAAATTCTTAAGAACTAGATTAACAGGTAAAGCAAGAATAGGATTACCAACATCGATAACAACATTCAAGGAACTATTGGATGATATAAAATTAAGGTGTGAAGAGAAAACTAATCCGGACAAAGTAATAGCAAAACTTAGAGCAATAAAATCCGGAGATACTCAAAAGATTTGCAATGAAGTAGAATTGTTGACAGCAAAGTTAAAGGTAATTTACTTAGAACAAGGAATCCCAGAAAAAGTGGCAAACGACATGATCgtgaaaaaaggaatagaTACTCTAAAGGAGAAGATCACTAATgcggaaacaaaaacgcttCTGAAGGCAGGAACATTTACGACCATAACAGACGTTACACAAAAAGTAATGGAAAACGAGGGTGATGAGACTAACAAGCATGTTTTCAATGTTAGAATGCCTGACAAACCATACACTAGGAATAACACTTACAATAACAACACAAATCACAGatacaacaaatacaaacaaaactacgcGTATCACCAGAAGCGAGTTACTAACAACTACAACGACAGAAACAGGTACAATTCAGATAATAGGCCACAACAAAATTATAGGGCAAACCCACAAAACACTAGAAATCAAAACTGGCGAACAAATAATAATCGCCGTATTTACCAAACGTCAGTACAAGCAcagggaaacaattttttagatCAACCCATGTCGTCCCAAATCAACGACAtatatttgcaataaatttaacgGGAGCAGACtacatcaaattaaaaatacaggCTACGGATGACGCATATTGCATCTTAATGGTAGATACAGGTGCATCAGTATCGCTACTGAAGACAACATGTACTGAAGTGTACATCTAAAAATAGTACACTCTGATAACGATTTATCTCTTCCAGAACAATCAGTAAGCATGGAAGAACTAAGTGCAAGGTATACTCATCTGAGGGGATTGCCTGTCGCCTCGTACTACAAGGCAAGACCCCGTATCCTGATTGGCGTGGACAACTGGGGCCTAGGCAGGCCTCTCAAGTACGCCGAAGGTGGGAGTAGAGAGCCGCTCGCTACGAAGACGAAGCTAGGTTGGACCGTTTTCGGGGCACGCGGTGGATCGTCACGTGGAGAAGCAGTTCGTAGCTGCTATCATGTGTGCATATGCGATGGTGTTTCGAGTGACCATTTATACAACGCATTGAAGACACATTACGCTATTGAATCGCTGGGAATTAGTAGCACAAAGACCGTTATtccgaaggaaaatgaaagggCCAATGCAATCCTTGCATCGGAAACCCGATTGCTGGATAACCGTTACCAAACAGCCTTACTGTGGAAATACGACGACGTACGGCTGCCGTGTAACAGAAACATGGCTTTGAGAAGATATACGGGCCTAAGAAAAAAGATGGAGAAAGATCCCGAATTAGCGAACGCTATCACCCAAAAGATGAAGGACTACGAGGCGAAGGGCTACATCCGCCGAATGAACGAGAGTGAGGTTGCTAAACGGAAGCCCAGAGACTGGTTCTTGCCAATTTTCCCAGTCTTCAACGTCAATAAGCCAGGGAAACTCCGAATGGTGTTCGACGCTGCCGCACAGCTCCAAGGAGTTAGTCTAAACAGTTTCCTCCTCACAGGGCCGGACCAGTTGGTGGGATTGGTCGCAGTACTCTACAAATTTCGTGAGTTCCGTGTAGCAGTAACGGGAGACATCCGCGAGATGTTTTTCCAAGTACGTATGAAACCAGCAGACCAACGTAGCCAATTATTCTTCTGGGATGACGGGAGCAGTCCAAACAGGCCACCGAATATCTACGCAGTCTCCGTCATGACATTTGGAGCTGCTTGTTCTCCTGGTAGTGCTCACTACGTGAAGAATATCAACGCGGATAGGTTCGCTGAAAGGTTTCCCCGAGCTTCACAGTGCATAAAGTACGAACACTACGTAGATGACATGCTGTCCAGCGTCGAGACGGAGGAGGAAGCAGTAACGTTAGCAGAAGACGTTAAACACGTACATGCACAAGGTGGGTTCGAGATCCGGAACTGGTTATCCAATTCCAGGGAGGTAGTTAAGCGCTTGCGAAGCGCAGCCAACGACCAAACAAGCATCGAAATGTGTGCCGAACAAGGCACGGAAAAGGTATTGGGAATGTGGTGGAACACGGAGGATGACACATTCACCTTTCGACTCAGCCCGAAGAACGACCAGGAGCAATTGGCTGGAACCAAGATGCCCACAAAACGTGAAGTACTTCGAACGCTGATGGTCATATATGATCCTCTAGGTCTGATTGGACACTTTCTGATGTTTCTGAAAGTCTTACTGCAAGATCTGTGGCGCTCCCGTCTAGGATGGGATGATACTCTGGAGGGCGACGTCGCGAAGAAATGGTTGAAATGGGTAGCAGTACTGCCTGACCTGCAAAAGACTACCGTTAGAAGATGTTATCGAGAATTATCGTCGCACAGCGTCAACAACATACAACTGCACATATTTTGCGACGCCAGTCAAAGCGGTATGGCAGCGGTAGCTTACCTGCGATTCGAAGAAAATGGCATAATAGAGTGCGCACTGGTCGGCTCGAAAACACGTGTAGCGCCGATTAAATATCTGTCCATTCCAAGGCTCGAGCTGCAAGCCGCATTAATAGGGGCTCGCTTCGCCAGGCACATAGCAGACGAGCATCGTTTAAGCATCACCAAAAGGATATTTTGGACCGATTCGAGAAACGTCGTTAGCTGGATCAGGTCCGACCATAGGCGATATTCCCCATTTGTTGCATTTCGGGTAAGCGAATTGATCGAATCCACTAACACGGAAGAATGGCATTGGCTATCAACCAAGCTAAACGTCGCGGATGACGCGACCAAATGGCAGGCGATTCCGGAAATGGGGCCGTCGGGACGATGGTTTCGTGGGCCGGAGTTCATCTGGCAACCAGAAGGAGAGTGGCCGATAAACAACGCCGATGCCGGAGAGACGGTCGAGGAAGCTCGGCAAGTAATCCTGCACCACACAATAGACGATTATCTGGTTGACTTCACACGGTTTTCGCGATGGAAAACGCTCCTGAGAACAGTCGGATACGTCATACGGTACGTAGAAACTCTACGGCGCAAGGTCCGACAGCTTGAAGTACCAAAGGGGCCACTAACGCAGGAGGAACTATCGACAGCGGAACGAACAATATTCATCGTCGTCCAAATGGTAGAGTTTGGGAGTGATGTGAAGCGCATGAAGAACACCACCGACAGGAAGTATCCATGGACGAAACCGCTGAAAAGGGAAAGCAAACTATATAAGCTTTGTCCCATTTTAGATGAACATGGTGTGCTTAGAGTACACGGGCGTATTAACCACTACCTTTTTGATGAGTCACTTCAGAGACCGGTAATCCTCCCGAGGCGGCACCATGTCACAGACCTTATTATACAGGATTTCCATGAAAGGTACTGTCATCAGAACCATAGGACGGTGGTAAACCAACTACAGGCGAAGTTCCACATACCGAAGGTTCGGGTAGAATTCAACCGCGTGCGACGCCTGTGTCAGTGGTGCAAGATCCGCGATGCAGCGCCAAACCCGCCGATAATGGGGAGCATCCCTTTCCAAAGGCTTGCAGTTTCGCAAAGGCCTTTCACCTACACCGGGCTGGACTATTTTGGACCGATACATGTCACCGTTGGACGTCGCCATGAGAAACGGTGGGGAGCGATCTTCACCTGCCTGACAACGCGAGCGATTCATTTGGAGGTAGTCCACACGCTTACAACAGCCTCCTGTATTCTGGCGATCCGCCGATTCGTCGCGAGACGTGGATCACCACGTGAGATCATCAGTGACCAGGGCACTAATTTCGTCGGAGCAGCGCGAGAGCTACGAGAAGCCTTGAAGGACGTCGACACGGATGCGTTAATGGAGAGGTTTTCGAGTCCGGTGATGAAGTGGACTTTCAACCCACCATCCGCGCCTCACTTTGGTGGATGTTGGGAGCGTCTGGTGCAATCGGTCAAGAAGGCGCTAAGCAGCCTGGATTTACCCAAAACTCCGAGTGATGAGCAGCTGATATCAACCCTAACGGAAATCGAACTAATTATTAATTGCAGACCACTGACGTACATACCTTTAGAAGACGAGATGGACTCTCCGATAACGCCAAACCACCTCCTGTTGGGTAGCTCGGACGGAGCTAAGCCAGAAGCGTTCCTGGATGATTCGCCGGCAGCTGTAAAGGCATCGTGGTGTGCTGCACAACGTAACGCGCAGCTATTCTGGAAGAAGTGGACCGAAGACTACTTGCCAACGTTAACCCGGCGAACGAAGTGGTTCGAACCTGTAAAACCAATCGCAGTCggcgacatagtgttgattATCGACGGAAACCTACCTCGTAGTTGCTATCCGAAGGGACGCGTAATCGCAATAGTTCAGGCAAAAGACGGTCAGGTTAGACGCGCGACGGTACAGACTAACAGCGGTACAATCGAACGACCCGCTACTAAAATCGCAGTGTTAGACGTAAAAACGCGGAGGGATTAAGCGGTAACCAAAGAGAAAATTCAGTATTAGAGACCGCGTGGTCTACAATGACGTTCGTTAAGTGAAGCACCGGGTTGCTGCACTGGAGGGGAGTATGTTGTGAATAACAACGCGTCATTGTTTTGATTCGAATGCGGTGACAGAATTCACTTGTTTTGGTTAGACAAATGTGACAGTTAATTAATCGTAATTAATCGATTATAGCAGACGAATGACACCGGGACGGAACGccgtgaaaggaaaaaggatggcCGTTAAGGAAAAGGGAATTGTATAAATAGGGGCCAAAAGACGCGCTTTCGGCCTCTTACATTTCAAATACGCGGCAAATAAAGACCAATTTGTGGTCGCTAATAGGTgaaccaacaaaacctttttgaAGTCGCAATCATTTACAacattaggttttttagaaaaagttagttttggtaaaagttaggttttttcgaaaaagttagttttggtataaattaggttttttcgaaaaagttaggttttttcgaaaaagttaattttggtataagttaggtttttaagaaaaagttagttttggtaaaagttaggttttttagaaaaagttagttttggtaaaagttaggttttttcgaaaaagttagttttggtaaaagttaggttttttagaaaaagttaggttttttagaaaaagttagttttggtttaagttaggttttttcgaaaaagttagttttggtaaaagttaggttttttcgaaaaagttaggtttttaagaaaaagttagttttggtataagtcaggatttttcgaaaaagttagttttggtaaaagttaggttttttcgaaaaagttaggttttttcgaaaaagttagttttggtaaaagttaggttttttcgaaaaagttaggttttttagaaaatgttagttttggtataagttaggttttttcgaaaaagttagttttggtaaaagtaaggttttttcgaaaaagttgggttttttcgaaaaagttagttttggtaaaagttaggttttttcgaaaaagttagttttggtaaaagttaggttttttcgaaaaagttaggtttttagaaaatgttagttttggtataagttaggttttttcgaaaaagttagttttggtaaaagttaggttttttcgaaaaagttggttttggtaaaagttaggttttttagaaaaagttaggttttttagaaaaagttagttttggtataagttaggttttttcgaaaaagttagttttggtataagttaggttttttcgaaaaagttagttttggtaaaagttaggttttttagaaaaagttaggttttttagaaaaagttagttttggtataagttaggttttttagaaaaagttagttttggtaaaagttaggttttttagaaaaagttaggttttttagaaaaagttagttttggtaaaagttaggttttttagaaaaagttaggttttttcgaaaaagttagttttggtaaaagttaggttttttcgaaaaagttaggttttttcgaaaaagttagttttggtataagttaggttttttagaaaaagttagttttggtaaaagttaggttttctcgaaaaagttaggttttttcgaaaaaattagttttggtataatttaggttttttcgaaaaagttaggttttttcgtaaaagttagttttggtataagttaggttttttagaaaaagttaggttttttcgaaaaagttagttttggtataagttaggttttttagaaaaagttagttttggtataagttaggttttttcgaaaaagttagttttggtaaaagttaggttttttcgaaaaagttagttttggtaaaagttaggttttttagaaaaagttaggttttttagaaaaagttagttttggtataagttaggttttttcgaaaaagttagttttggtataagtgaggttttttcgaaaaagttagttttggtaaaagttaggttttttcgaaaaagttagttttggtaaaagttaggttttttagaaaaagttaggttttttagaaaaagttagttttggtataagttaggttttttcgaaaaagttagttttggtataagttaggtattttcgaaaaagttaggttttttggaaaaagttagttttggtataagttaggttttttagaaaaagttagttttggtaaaagttaggttttctccataaagttaggttttttcgaaaaagttagttttggtataagttaggtttttaagaaaaagttagttttggtaaaagttaggttttttcgaaaaagttaggttttttcgaaaaagttagttttggtaaaaattaggttttttagaaaaagttaggtttattagaaaaagttagttttggtataagttaggttttttcgaaaaagttagttttggtaaaagttaggttttttagaaaaagttaggtttattagaaaaagttagttttggtataagttaggttttttcgaaaaagttagttttggtaaaagttaggttttttccgaaaaagttagttttggtataagttaggttttttcgaaaaagttaggttttttcgaaaaagttagttttggtattagttaggttttttagaaaaagttagttttggtataagttaggttttttcgaaaaagttagttttggtaaaagttaggttttttcgaaaaagttagttttggtaaaagttaggttttttagaaaaagttaggttttttagaaaaagttagttttggtataagttaggtttttttcgaaaaagttagttttggtataagttaggttttttcgaaaaagttagttttggtaaaagttaggttttttcgaaaaagttagttttggtaaaagttaggttttttagaaaaagttaggttttttagaaaaagttagttttggtataagttaggttttttcgaaaaagttagttttggtaaaagttaggttttttcgaaaaagttaggtttttaagaaaaagttagttttggtataagtcaggatttttcgaaaaagttagttttggtaaaagttaggttttttcgaaaaagttaggttttttcgaaaaagttagttttggtaaaagttaggttttttcgaaaaagttaggttttttagaaaatgttagttttggtataagttaggttttttcgaaaaagttagttttggtaaacgtaaggttttttcgaaaaagttaggttttttcgaaaaagttagttttggtaaaagttaggttttttcgaaaaagttaggttttttagaaaatgttagttttggtataagttaggttttttcgaaaaagttagttttggtaaaagttaggttttttcgaaaaagttagttttggtaaaagtaaggttttttagaaaaagttaggttttttagaaaaagttagttttggtataagttaggttttttcgaaaaagttagttttggtataagttaggttttttcgaaaaagttagttttggtaaaagttaggttttttcgaaaaagttggttttggtaaaagttaggttttttagaaaaagttagttttggtaaaagttaggttttttagaaaaagttaggttttttcgaaaaagttagttttg contains the following coding sequences:
- the LOC125774273 gene encoding uncharacterized protein LOC125774273, translating into MSKLIELVQKLQYILKKLNDKTQKLRTSRLTQLKLQAEELHKEIQKEIEINNRKYGIEEIIQLKRTAKNAWEEICCKIENELINSSLESLAEETEIKEQKPQATFKTKGIKMTNFDIKLATGLVPIYDGSAELFSTFEDASKLLFELNEQHEEMLVKFLRTRLTGKARIGLPTSITTFKELLDDIKLRCEEKTNPDKVIAKLRAIKSGDTQKICNEVELLTAKLKVIYLEQGIPEKVANDMIVKKGIDTLKEKITNAETKTLLKAGTFTTITDVTQKVMENEGDETNKHVFNVRMPDKPYTRNNTYNNNTNHRYNKYKQNYAYHQKRVTNNYNDRNRYNSDNRPQQNYRANPQNTRNQNWRTNNNRRIYQTSVQAQGNNFLDQPMSSQINDIYLQ
- the LOC125774274 gene encoding uncharacterized protein LOC125774274, with amino-acid sequence MEELSARYTHLRGLPVASYYKARPRILIGVDNWGLGRPLKYAEGGSREPLATKTKLGWTVFGARGGSSRGEAVRSCYHVCICDGVSSDHLYNALKTHYAIESLGISSTKTVIPKENERANAILASETRLLDNRYQTALLWKYDDVRLPCNRNMALRRYTGLRKKMEKDPELANAITQKMKDYEAKGYIRRMNESEVAKRKPRDWFLPIFPVFNVNKPGKLRMVFDAAAQLQGVSLNSFLLTGPDQLVGLVAVLYKFREFRVAVTGDIREMFFQVRMKPADQRSQLFFWDDGSSPNRPPNIYAVSVMTFGAACSPGSAHYVKNINADRFAERFPRASQCIKYEHYVDDMLSSVETEEEAVTLAEDVKHVHAQGGFEIRNWLSNSREVVKRLRSAANDQTSIEMCAEQGTEKVLGMWWNTEDDTFTFRLSPKNDQEQLAGTKMPTKREVLRTLMVIYDPLGLIGHFLMFLKVLLQDLWRSRLGWDDTLEGDVAKKWLKWVAVLPDLQKTTVRRCYRELSSHSVNNIQLHIFCDASQSGMAAVAYLRFEENGIIECALVGSKTRVAPIKYLSIPRLELQAALIGARFARHIADEHRLSITKRIFWTDSRNVVSWIRSDHRRYSPFVAFRVSELIESTNTEEWHWLSTKLNVADDATKWQAIPEMGPSGRWFRGPEFIWQPEGEWPINNADAGETVEEARQVILHHTIDDYLVDFTRFSRWKTLLRTVGYVIRYVETLRRKVRQLEVPKGPLTQEELSTAERTIFIVVQMVEFGSDVKRMKNTTDRKYPWTKPLKRESKLYKLCPILDEHGVLRVHGRINHYLFDESLQRPVILPRRHHVTDLIIQDFHERYCHQNHRTVVNQLQAKFHIPKVRVEFNRVRRLCQWCKIRDAAPNPPIMGSIPFQRLAVSQRPFTYTGLDYFGPIHVTVGRRHEKRWGAIFTCLTTRAIHLEVVHTLTTASCILAIRRFVARRGSPREIISDQGTNFVGAARELREALKDVDTDALMERFSSPVMKWTFNPPSAPHFGGCWERLVQSVKKALSSLDLPKTPSDEQLISTLTEIELIINCRPLTYIPLEDEMDSPITPNHLLLGSSDGAKPEAFLDDSPAAVKASWCAAQRNAQLFWKKWTEDYLPTLTRRTKWFEPVKPIAVGDIVLIIDGNLPRSCYPKGRVIAIVQAKDGQ